TTTTGCATGACACGGTAGCCCACACAGAAAATAGTGTGATCCAATTCTTCTGCATAAACGGTAAACTTTTCTGTTTCAAGGATTTTCCCGAGAGAATTATGGTCAAACTCATGGAAATAAATTCGGTAAGGCAGACGAGAACCGGACACACGAAGGCTGGTTAAGACAAAGGACTTGATCCCTTGGGGACCATAAATTTCCAAATCTGTTTGCTCTTCATTAGCCTGAAAAGCACGGCTAGAGAGAAATCCTGGCAATCCAAAGATATGGTCTCCATGCAAGTGAGTGATAAAGATTTTGCTGACCTTACGTGGTCGAATCGTGGTTTCCAGAATGCGATTTTGCGTTCCTTCGCCACAGTCAAAGAGCCAAACTTCGTTAATCTCGTCCAAGAGTTTCAGGGCGAGACTTGAAACGTTGCGGGCTTTGGAGGGCTGACCAGCCCCCGTTCCTAAAAATTGAATATCCATTCGATACTTTCTAATTAATCAATATATAACATAGCAGTGCGGTTTTCTAAGCGATAATAAAGCTTACCAGTATAGGCTTTAGCTTCTTGTAATAAATCTTCTTGACTATAACCTTTGAGACGCTTGCGACCATCTGCCAAACTTTCCAAATCTGTCAAGGCTGTGAGATTTTCCACGCTAACAACTTCCTCGTCCCCAACAGGCTTCAAGTAAATCTTACCAGACTCCTTAAAGACCAGTTGATGAGGGAAGATTTGCGCAATCTCAAAGAGTAATTCATCTGTAATTAGCTCCTCAGCTTCTGAGAAAATACGTCCAAGTCCTTCTCTCTCATAGCAGAAACCAAAAGATTTGCCTGATAGATTAAGGCGAATAAAGGGCTTGGTTTCTAGAGTGAAACTTGGCTCAGCATTGTAGAGGCTCAGTTCCTGACTGACTTCTGAAAAATAATCAGTCGCAGCCTGAGGACTCTTTTTCTGGTAGAGTTCAGCAAAGTAGGCATTCACTACACTGGGGGGAGGCGTAATTAGGGCTAACTGCTCCTCTTCAGACCTACCATCTAAAAGCTGGTCCAGATATACCTTGTCTAGACTCGTATAACCACCATACTTGAGTGCTAAAGTTTTGATATCAGTCATAAAATTCTTCTAATCTCCATTTGTTTTTCTCAGCAATATAGCCTGTGATGACCTCGCAATCATCTTGGTAATCACGCTCTTCTAGGATAGCGACACTTTCTAAATCATGAATCTTGTAAGACTTAGAAAAAGGTACACGCAAAGTAAATGCTTCAAAAATATCCTTGATCTTCTCCAAAAACAATGCTTGCAACTGCTCACGACTATCCTCAGACTTGGCAGAAATGAGGGCATAAGGCGTTTGAGTAGGCGTGAAATCCTCCACCAAATCCGCTTTATTATAAAGGGTCAGGCGGGGAATATCCTCCATATCCAAGTCTTTCATAATGGACAGGACTGTTTTTTCATGCTCCTCGTGATAAGGATTGCTGGCATCGATGACATGAACTAGAAGGTCTACATGCTTGCTTTCTTCCAAGGTTGATTTGAAACTGGACACCAATTCAGTCGGCAAATCTTGGATAAATCCAACCGTATCAGTCAAGGTAACCTGAAGATTACCTCCCAAATGGATACTCTTTGTCGTCGCATCCAGAGTCGCAAACAGCTCGTCTGCTTCATACTGGGTCTTAGTGGTCAAGGTGTTCATGATGGTTGATTTCCCAGCATTGGTGTAACCAATCAAACCAATCTTAAAGGTACTTGACTCCAAGCGTTTTTCTCTGACTGTGGCCCGATTTTTCTCAACCACCTTGAGCTGACGCTCGATATCTGTGATTTGATTGCGAACACTACGTCGGTTCAGTTCCAACTGACTCTCACCTGGACCACGGGAACCAATTCCCCCTGCCTGACGGCTGAGCATAATTCCCTGACCAACCAAGCGAGGTAAGAGGTACTTAAGCTGGGCCAAATGCACTTGAAGTTTCCCTTCATGGCTTCGAGCCCGCATGGCAAAGATATCCAGAATCAACTGCATACGGTCAATGACCTTGACACCTAGAACTTCTTCTAGATTGACATTTTGCCGTGGAGTCAAGCGATTATTGACGATGACAGTAGTAATTTCTTCTGCATCCACCATTTGAGCTATTTCTTCCAACTTACCAGAACCCACAAAGGTCTTGGAGTCATACTTTTCCCGTTTTTGCCTGTAGCTATCCACAACGACGGCCCCAGCTGTCTTGGCTAGACTGGACAATTCTTCCATAGAGAGGTCAAAATTGTCCATGCCCTGCAATTCCACACCGATGAGCAGGACTCGTTCCTCTTTTTTCTCCGTTTCAATCATCTAAAAACTCCTCAATCTGGCTTAAAATACGGTTTTGAACTCCAGGCTCTCCTATCTGATAAAAGGTCACCTGCATACGATTACGGAACCAGGTCAGCTGACGCTTGGCAAAACGGCGGGTCGCCTGCTTGAGACTCTCGCTCGCTTCCTCAAGAGTTTGCTCCCCACGGAAATAAGGAAAGAGTTCCTTGTAGCCAATGCCTTTGGCAGCCTGCGCATCTGGATAATGGTCAAAGAGCCACTTGGCCTCATCCAAAAGACCAGCCTCAAACATCAGATCTACTCGGCGATTGATACGCTCATAAAGCTGACTGCGTTCATCATTCAAGCAGATAATCAAAGGTTCATAAGGACTTTCCTGATTTTCCAAATCCTGACCAAAATGGGCAATTTCCAAGGTGCGCATGGCACGACGACGATTAAACTGAGGAATATCAAGACCTGCTTGCTCCACCAAATGGGCTAATTCCTCATCTGAATAAGGCTCCAAACTAGCCCGATAAGCTACAATCTCCTCATGAGGTGTTTCCCCACCTAGATGATAGCCTTCCAGCAAGCTCTGGATATAAAGTCCAGTTCCACCAGCGATAATGGCTAGCTTGCCACGGCTTTGAATATCCTCAATAGCCTTCTTAGCTTCTGAAACAAAATCAAAAGCCGAGTAAGACTCGGTCACCTCTCTGACATCAATCAAATGATGAGGAACAGCTACTTGCTCCTCTGGGCTAGCCTTGGCCGTCCCAATATCCAATCCTCTGTATACTTGCTGACTGTCACCACTGACCACCTCTCCACCAAAGCGCTTGGCCACTTCAATAGCAAGAGCTGTCTTCCCAACAGCGGTCGGTCCAACAACCACAATTATTTTTGTTTTCATCTTTTTTCCTTGAAAAATTTCCATTTTTTCGTTACTATTATTATATCACAAAAAGGTCAGTCAGAAAAATGCTACCACTTGAGGAGCCTGGCTGATCGGGAAGATAAAGGAGGAAGACTCATGGCTAAAGGATTCGCTAAAGGTCTTGTAACAGGTGTCGCAGGAACTGTCGCTGCCGTTGCAGGTGCAGTATACGCAATTAAAAAGAAAGTGATTGAGCCAGAAGAGCAAAAAGCAGCTTTCATCGAAGAAAATCGTAAAAAAGCGGCTCGCCGTCGCGTATCACATTAAGCAACAAAAGAAGTTGAGAAATCTCAACTTCTTTTTATTTTCTTTTATACTCAATGAACATCAAAGAGCGCAAACTAGGAAGCTAGCCTCAGGTTGCTTAAAGCACTGCTTTGAGGTTGTAGATAGAACTGACGAAGTCAGTGACCATATCTACGGTAAGGCGACGCTGACGTGGTTTGAAGAGATTTTCGAAGAGTATTAAATAGCTAGGTCAAACTTCAGCTGTGGCTTAACCGGATCATAGTCGACCAACTCAAAGTCTTCCGCTTTGATATCAAAGAAATTAGTCCCATCTGGAACATTTAAAACCAAGCGAGGTTGGCAGTTTGACGGCTCACGACGGAGCAATTCCTGAGCTTGTTCAAATTGATTATCGTAGATATGAAGGTTGTTGATAAAATAGAAAAACTTCCCAACCTTCCAGCCAAAGTGTTTAGCAATCATCATTTGAAGAGCCACATACTGCATGGCGTTAATGTGGTGAGCCACCAACATATCGTTAGAACGCTGGGTCAAGGTCGCATCCAGATAGATGTCCCCATCAACGCGACGGACATCAAACATGGTCTGAAAGGCGCATGGAAGAAGACCATCTGTCTCCTCAAAAGCTTGGTAATCCCAGAGCGAGATGATATTGCGACGGTTCCAAGGGTTGGCTTCCAACTGTTTGAGAATCTTATTGATGATGTCGTGTTTCTTAACGACCGCCCCATAGCGTTCACCGATGGTTCCCGTATCTCCCACTTCCCAGTCATTCCAGTAGTGAACATTGTACTTGTCATTGAGAACATCTAAGCTATTAGACTGATCTTGGTAGATCCAGAGTACTTCCTTGATGGCGGATTTGATTGCAATGGGACGCAAGGTTGTGATGGGAAATTCCCCCTTAGACAAATCATACTCGGCAAAGGCACCCGTTACGTACTTGGAATTGGCAACTGTCCCATCCTTGTACTTGGGACGAGCCTGCTCAGAAAAGACACCGTCTTTGAGGATTCGTTCAATATTCTCTTTAAAAATCGTATCTGCTTTTGTCATTTACTCTCACCTCATTTATTGTCCTAACTAGTATAGCATAAAAAAAGAAAGGAGGAAAATCACTGGCTTTAAAGTAGTGTTTTTCTCCTTTTATGATCTTATTGCAATACAAGTGATGCTGCTCCGATAACTCCAGCGTCATTTCCTAGAGTTGCGAGAGCTAATTTAGTTGATGTGCGTACTTGTGGGAAGGTATTTTCATCATAAACCTTTTGCACGCCTTGGAGAAGGAATTCTCCCGCAGCTGATACCCCACCACCGATAACGATTGTTGATGGGTTGAGGATTGATCCTATGTTAGCACACGCGATACCCAAGTAACGTGAGAAGTTACGGTAAACGATCAAGGCAAGGTCATCCCCTTCTTTTGCAAGGTCAAAGACAGTTTTAGCAGTTACTTCTTCACCGTCATCAATCAAGCGTTTCAAGGCTGCATCGCCTTCGTATTCATCTGCATAACGACGAGTCAAGTTGACAATCCCTGTTGCAGAAGCAACTGTCTCAAGACAGCCTTTCTTACCACAAGTACAAGCGATTGGTTGGTCAAAGTCAACAGTGATATGACCAAGTTCTCCTGCTGCACCAGCAACACCGTGAAGCAATTTGCCTTCTGCCACGATACCGCCACCAACACCTGTACCAAGTGTCATAAAGACAACGTCTGGTTGGTTTTCACCAGCCCCCATCCAGCGCTCACCAAGAGCAGCTACGTTGGCATCATTATCAATGAAGAATGGAATCCCCAAGGCTTTTTCAATCTTTTCTTTAATTGGTTGAAGGGTTTTCCAGTTGAGGTTGTAGGCACCGATAACAGTCCCTTTTTCACGGTCAACCACACCAGGTGATCCCATCCCAATCCCTCGGAAGTCTGTGGCTGACAATCCAAGCAAGTCCAAACGATGCTGAATAGACTCAATCATATCATCTACAATATGGCTTCCTTCATCCAAAATGTTGGTCTTAATAGACCATTTTTCTTGGATTTCTCCCTCTTGAGTTAAAATTGCAAACTTGATAGATGTTCCACCAAGGTCAATCCCAATAATCTTTTGACTCATCGTCTTCTCCTTTTTAATTGAAAATGCTTACAGATATAGTATAACAAAATCGTCCGTTTTGTGCAAAGGTTTGCAGGCTACAAGCCAAAATTAAAACATCTCATTTACTTCACTATTTGTAAAAATTAGTCACCCAAATGTTGAATGGCATAGTTGGCTTCTTCTTTGGTAAATTTTCTAAAATAAGGAGAAGTTAGCCTCTCATAAATTTCTGTCTTTGATAAATGGGCATTCTTTCGGTATTCTCTTGCTTGAGCTAAGGCATTCGCCTTATAGTCTGCTTGCAAATGATTGATAGCATATTGTGCAGTGTCACTATTAAAACCTTCATAAATTAACATCTCATAAATTCTCTTTTTTGACAAATGAATCCTATTATAATCTTGTGCTGTCTTTAAAGCTGCTGAGTATGGATTCCCGGCTGCTGGTTTTGGTTGCCACACACCATCGTTTCCTACATAGTAACGACCACCATCTACCCATTTACCCCTTACCATTTTGCCTTCAGAATTAACATAGTAACGGCCACCATCTACCCATTCATTCTTGGCCACCTTTCCATCTGATTTATAATAATAGTCTCCTACCCATTTATTGCGGGCAATGCTTCCTTCTGGTGTTAAATCTAGTTTTTGAATGGCATAGTCTGCTTCTTCTTTTGTAAATTTTCTAAAATAAGGAGAAGTTAGCCTCTCATAAATTTCTGTCTTTGATAAATTGGCATTCTTTCGGTATTCTCTTGCTTGAGCTAAGGCATTTGCCTTATAGTCTGCTTGCAAATGATTGATAGCATATTGTGCAGTGTCACTATTAAAACCTTCATAAATTAACATCTCATAAATTCTTTTTTTTGACAAATGAATCCTATTATAATCTTGTGCTGTCTTTAAAGCTGCTGAGTATGGATTCCCGGCTGCTGGTTTTGGTTGTCGCACACCATCGTTTCCTACATAGTAACGACCACCATC
The sequence above is a segment of the Streptococcus oralis ATCC 35037 genome. Coding sequences within it:
- a CDS encoding thymidylate synthase; the protein is MTKADTIFKENIERILKDGVFSEQARPKYKDGTVANSKYVTGAFAEYDLSKGEFPITTLRPIAIKSAIKEVLWIYQDQSNSLDVLNDKYNVHYWNDWEVGDTGTIGERYGAVVKKHDIINKILKQLEANPWNRRNIISLWDYQAFEETDGLLPCAFQTMFDVRRVDGDIYLDATLTQRSNDMLVAHHINAMQYVALQMMIAKHFGWKVGKFFYFINNLHIYDNQFEQAQELLRREPSNCQPRLVLNVPDGTNFFDIKAEDFELVDYDPVKPQLKFDLAI
- the miaA gene encoding tRNA (adenosine(37)-N6)-dimethylallyltransferase MiaA, producing the protein MKTKIIVVVGPTAVGKTALAIEVAKRFGGEVVSGDSQQVYRGLDIGTAKASPEEQVAVPHHLIDVREVTESYSAFDFVSEAKKAIEDIQSRGKLAIIAGGTGLYIQSLLEGYHLGGETPHEEIVAYRASLEPYSDEELAHLVEQAGLDIPQFNRRRAMRTLEIAHFGQDLENQESPYEPLIICLNDERSQLYERINRRVDLMFEAGLLDEAKWLFDHYPDAQAAKGIGYKELFPYFRGEQTLEEASESLKQATRRFAKRQLTWFRNRMQVTFYQIGEPGVQNRILSQIEEFLDD
- a CDS encoding ROK family glucokinase, with protein sequence MSQKIIGIDLGGTSIKFAILTQEGEIQEKWSIKTNILDEGSHIVDDMIESIQHRLDLLGLSATDFRGIGMGSPGVVDREKGTVIGAYNLNWKTLQPIKEKIEKALGIPFFIDNDANVAALGERWMGAGENQPDVVFMTLGTGVGGGIVAEGKLLHGVAGAAGELGHITVDFDQPIACTCGKKGCLETVASATGIVNLTRRYADEYEGDAALKRLIDDGEEVTAKTVFDLAKEGDDLALIVYRNFSRYLGIACANIGSILNPSTIVIGGGVSAAGEFLLQGVQKVYDENTFPQVRTSTKLALATLGNDAGVIGAASLVLQ
- a CDS encoding DUF3042 family protein; this encodes MAKGFAKGLVTGVAGTVAAVAGAVYAIKKKVIEPEEQKAAFIEENRKKAARRRVSH
- the hflX gene encoding GTPase HflX, whose product is MIETEKKEERVLLIGVELQGMDNFDLSMEELSSLAKTAGAVVVDSYRQKREKYDSKTFVGSGKLEEIAQMVDAEEITTVIVNNRLTPRQNVNLEEVLGVKVIDRMQLILDIFAMRARSHEGKLQVHLAQLKYLLPRLVGQGIMLSRQAGGIGSRGPGESQLELNRRSVRNQITDIERQLKVVEKNRATVREKRLESSTFKIGLIGYTNAGKSTIMNTLTTKTQYEADELFATLDATTKSIHLGGNLQVTLTDTVGFIQDLPTELVSSFKSTLEESKHVDLLVHVIDASNPYHEEHEKTVLSIMKDLDMEDIPRLTLYNKADLVEDFTPTQTPYALISAKSEDSREQLQALFLEKIKDIFEAFTLRVPFSKSYKIHDLESVAILEERDYQDDCEVITGYIAEKNKWRLEEFYD
- the rnz gene encoding ribonuclease Z, which gives rise to MDIQFLGTGAGQPSKARNVSSLALKLLDEINEVWLFDCGEGTQNRILETTIRPRKVSKIFITHLHGDHIFGLPGFLSSRAFQANEEQTDLEIYGPQGIKSFVLTSLRVSGSRLPYRIYFHEFDHNSLGKILETEKFTVYAEELDHTIFCVGYRVMQKDLEGTLDAEKLKAAGVPFGPLFGKIKNGQDVVLEDGTEIKAADYISAPRPGKIITILGDTRKTDASVRLGVNADVLVHESTYGKGDEKIARNHGHSTNMQAAQVATEAGAKRLLLNHISARFLSKDISQLKKDAATIFENVHVVKDLEEVEI